CCGAACCAGATATTACGTCCGCTATAATCTTCTTTTGTAAAGTCAGTTTCATCATTGATTGTTGTTTTGTTAGATCCAGCCAGGTCCGCGCTGCCTCCAAAAAAGTTTGGAACAGTTTTTGCAACTGCATTTAATACTTCCCCGGAAGATGCACGTGTAGCCAGCTTAGATCCTTCCTCATAAACTGGTAAATGTTCGTCCCAGTTTTCTGGAAGTTCTCCTTTCAATGCCAGTTCAAAGTTTTTACCTAGCTCAGGATAAGCTTCTTTATAAGCTGCTACAAGTTGATTCCATGCAGCTTCTTTATCTGAACCGTCATCGACGATTTTTTCTTTGAAATCAGCATATACTTCTTCAGGTACATGGAATTCATCATACGTCCAATTATAATTTTCCTTGGTCAGCTTCACTTCATCTGCCCCAAGTGCAGCTCCGTGCGCAGCGCTGGATGCAGATTTATTTGGAGAGCCATAACCAATAACCGTTTTTACTTCAATTAGTGTAGGCTGATCTTTATTTTGCTGTGCTTCTTTAATTGCCTGACGGATAGACGCAAGATCATTACCATCTTCTACCCGTAATACTTGCCAGCCATATGCTTTAAAGCGTTGTTCTGTGTTATCGGAGAAGGAACGATCTAAATCACCGTCTAATGAAATATCGTTGGAATCATATAAAGCAATCAATTTGCCGAGCCCCATGTGTCCTGCCAGAGATGCTGATTCGTGGGAAATCCCTTCCATTAAATCTCCATCGCTTACAATCGCGTAGGTATAATGATCAACTACATTATATCCTTCTTTATTATAAGTTGCGCCAAGATGCGCTTCTGCCATTGCCATTCCAACGGACATCGCAATTCCTTGTCCTAATGGACCAGTTGTAGCTTCAACCCCGTCCGTATGATGCACTTCCGGATGCCCCGGTGTTTTAGAATCCCATTGACGGAAATTTTTCAAATCACCAATAGATACTTTATAGCCGGATAAATGCAGCAAGCTGTAAAGTAACATAGAACCGTGTCCAGCTGATAATACAAAGCGGTCCCGATTGAACCATTTTGAATTCTTAGGATTGTGATCCATAAAATCTGTCCAAAGCGTATAAGCCATTGGCGCTGCCCCCATCGGCAATCCTGGATGACCTGAACTTGCATTTTCAATCGCGTCAATAGCTAACGTGCGAATGGTATTAATCGATAATTGCTCAATTTGTTGTGTCATTATTTTTCTCCTTCCACTGCAAACATATTCTTTTCATATCTCTATTTTATAATGAAATCCAGAACGATACAAGCTAAGTCCATGTGGCTTACTAATGTTTCTTGTTACGTTCCTGATAATCACGAAGTTTTTTTGGCGTCACATCATTGCCTGCAGGGTCAACTACCGTCATCCCTTTTAAATGATTTTTGAAAGATCCCCGTACGTTTGCCAGATACTCTTCCCGAAGTTCTTTCTGTTCTTTTTTTTCTTCTTCTGTTAATCCTTCATTTTTCGATTTATTCGCTAATACATTTATTCTATCTATTTTATCTTTAGACAACATAACTTGTCCCTCCTTCTATAGTTAAGCGTTCAAAATGTTGTCAATACGTTGCAACAGGACAGGGAATCGAAACGGTTTTCGATGGGACGAGTAAGCATAGCAATGTTGTCAGGTTAGTATGACCGCTACAGAAAAACATAGTCCCAGTTCCAATCCTGAATAAAGAGCAGTTATTGTTCTGCTTCTCTATATTACGTCACTGTCAGTCATCATTCAAGGAATTGATATATTCCTGGTAACGCCGATGAATCGTTGCCTTCGACGCATGATAGCCGAGTCCTTCTAAAACCGTTGTAATTTCTTGAAATGTTAATTTATTTTGGCGTAACCGGACAATCTCTTTAATCGGAATTTCGGCACGCTCTCTCCCAGGGGATTGATTGATATGGTTTAAATTTTCTTGAGGGTTATATCCATTGGTTACAGCCCTGCGCATGCCCCGTTTTATTTTCATATTATGTAATTTGCGCTGATGTTCTTCTACTATACCAACAATATCCAACACCATCGAATCCGCCTCATTCAGTTCAAGTTCTCCTTCATGCGTTACTGTATAAATTGGTATCTGCATTTTTCGAAGTTGATGAAATAAAGCAATTTTTGTATTTCCTCTTCCCAGTCTTGTTTCATCCTGAATACAAAGACAATCAGCTTCTTGACGGGAAAAATAATCAAGAAGCTTAAATATACCATCTCTGTCGATATCATAACTGCTGGCTTTTTCCTGTATGCAATCTATGACAGTGAAATTTAATTTTTCAGCAAGGACTGTTAATTCTTCATATTGTCTTTGAAGCGATGTTTCCTGTGTTTTTTTATCCGTACTTACCCGGCAATAAATAATCGTTCTCAATGTCCTATCCTCCAATGGCAAACCGTTCTTGTCCACTTCCCGGGTTGTCCTTTTTTACCATTTATTTTCCTTCATTATAAATTCTATTAATACGTTATAAAATAAGCAAGGAAATAAGTTATCCTGTTCCAAAACCTAAACAGTCGTAACCATCATTACATATAAAAAAAGTAAAGCAATAATAAAAGCTACAATATAAAACGCGTCAGACTTCATTAGTTTTTCAAACATTTTAAAACTCCCCTTCAGTTATTTTATAAATTCACGGAACAGCTGTTCTAAAAATAGTATATAAAGAACAACTGTTCTTGTCAACACTTTTTAGAACGTTTGTTTGTAAAAGATAAAATTACATGCTATACTGTAAATAACAAATACCTATGCCAGAGGGGAGAAAATCATGACAAAACTTTCAAAAAGACAGCAAATGATTTTTAACTTTATTAAAGAAGAAGTAGAACAGAAAGGCTATCCGCCTTCTGTCCGGGAAATTGCAGTAGCTGTCGGTTTAGCTTCAAGCTCTACTGTTCATGGTCATTTAGAAAGATTAGAAAACAAAGGATTTATTCGTAGAGATCCAACCAAGCCCCGCGCAATTGAGGTTATATATGGTAATGAAAATGAAGCACCCAGAGATAAAGCCATTTATGTACCGGTAATTGGTAAAGTTACCGCAGGAATTCCTATTACTGCGATTGAAAATATTGAAGAATTTGTTCCCGTTCCCAGCTCTTCAGCCGGACCGGATGATAACCTGTTTGTACTAATTATTGAAGGAGAAAGTATGATTGAGGCAGGCATTCTGGATAATGATATGGTTATCGTTAAACAGCAAAGTTCTGCTGATAATGGCGATATTGTTGTGGCCATGACCGAGGAAGATGAAGCTACTGTGAAACGATTTTTTAAAGAAAAGAATCGATTCCGGCTGCAGCCTGAAAATCCGACAATGGAGCCTCTCTATTATGAAAATGTAACGATTCTTGGTAAAGTTATCGGCCTATATCGCCATATCCATTAATTGAAAAAGCTCCCAAACTGCTGTTCAAACAAGTGCTATTCCAATGAGGCCTATAGACAGCTATACAAATATTTCACGAATAAGAAGTTAACAGACATCCATTTAAAAGATGTCTGTTAACTTTTTAACATAAATCGCGCGTACGCTTCATATGTTTGTGTAAAAGACAAGCCTAAGGAGTGAATCGCCTTGACGGAAATCATTAAAAAAAGATGGATTTATATTCCGATAATCATCATTAGCTTTGTATTCGGTCTTGTTTATTTAACCAAAGTAGCTGACTATTTGACCCTCCCATTTCTATCAGTACTTTTGCTCATTCTTACTTTTCTGGAAGTCTATCCAGGCAAAAATTATTTTTCCCGGAAAAACATCATCAAAATGCTTGCTGCTCTTCTCATCGTTTCCCTTGCAGCATGGTACCAAATTACAGTTTTTATCCTTGGATAAATAACTTATTTTTCACATCTCCGTTTATTCCCTTCACTTGATTCGAAGCGATGCAGCTTCGTATTTATCTATAACAAAAGACACCTCTCTTTACTGGTAAATGTTACATGCCAATAAAGAAAAATGTCTTTTGATAAAAAGCGATTTATTTATAGCCCTAAAAAGAAGCTTATCGGCTTCTAAGCGCGGGCTTGCAAATACGATATAAGTAATGTAAATCCTATCACACATAGGGTTCAATACCCCACTAACTTACCTTATGTTCCAAACGTAATCTGTCAGCCACCATGGCAATGAATTCTGAGTTCGTCGGTTTTGCTTTGGAAATATTAATGGTGTAGCCGAATAAAGCAGAAATAGAATCAACATTTCCTCTGCTCCAAGCAACCTCAATTGCATGACGAATCGCTCTTTCAACACGAGAAGCAGTTGTACTGAACTTTTTGGCGATATCCGGGTAGAGTACTTTCGTAATGGACCCTAACAGTTCGATATCGTTATAAACCATCGTAATTGCTTCTCTTAAGTACATATATCCTTTAATATGCGCAGGTACGCCGATTTCATGAATAATATTTGTTATATTTGCTTCCAAATCTTGTTTCCTTTTATCATCTGTATTGGTTTTCGTTATATTCGTCACTCTTGGAGCAGTAAGTCCCCGTACCTGAAGGATTTGATCAGCCAGGTTCTGTATGTCAAATGGTTTCAGAATAAAATAAGAAGCCCCTAAATCAACAGCTTTCTTCATTACCTCTTCCTGGCCAAATGCTGTCAGCATAATAACATGCGGTTTTTTAGTTAAGTTCATTTTTTTAATTTCACTTAATACAGCTATACCATCCATATGCGGCATAATAATATCTAACACCAAGACATCTGGTGTCTTTTCCTCAATTAATGTGATACAATCCTTGCCGTTTAATGCTGTTCCAACAACTTCAATTTCATTCTGTTGACCAAAAAAGTCCTCCATTAATTGGATTAACTCACGATTATCATCTACAAAACATACTGATATTTTACTCACTAAAAAATCCTCCCTTTTGCTTTTTATGCACCTATTACTTATTCTACAAATAATAAGAATATCCTCTTAAAAATCAAAATAAATTTGATTTATTTCGATTTTCTTTAGCATTCTCCCTTTTTCTCTGTTTTTCAACATCCTTCGACAAACATTTAAAGCTTTATTGTATCCGTTTTCATTATAACAGATATAGATGTATTTTTTTCAAGAAATTTAAAATTTAACAATTTATGTCCATATTGTCATACAAAAACTTGTGATAACGATCGTTATCACAAGTTTTTGTATGACAGTCTTATTTCTTTGCGTTTGGAAAGAAGGAATAGCCTGCAATAAAGCTTCCTTTTATGCTGCGGATTCATTCTCGTCCGGCTGAATAATATCAGCATCTTCCAGCATCCATTCAATATGAACACCATAACCGGAAGTTGGATCATTTACAAATACATGTGTTACAGCACCAATAATTTTATCATTTTGAATAATTGGGCTCCCGCTCATTCCCTGTACAATTCCGCCTGTTACTTCTAACAAGCGCGGGTCTGTGATTTGAATAACCATTCCTTTTGTAGATGCTGATTTTTGAGGAACACTGCTGATAATTTCAACATCAAATTCTTCAATTTTTTCCCCGTCTACAACTGTTAAAATTTTTGCAGGACCTTCTTTTACTTCATGGGACAATGCAACGGGAAAGGATTCTTCATATTTCTCATGATTGACCCCTTTCTCTAATTTTCCAAATATCCCAAAGTCCGTATTTTTCGTTATATTACCAATTCGTTTTTCCTGTGTTTGAAAAGATGCTTGTTTTTCCCCGGGCAATCCATTATCACCTTTTTCAATGGATGTAACAGATGAATGAATAATCGATCCCTGTTTAATATCAATCGGTTTCTTTGTATCCATATCGGAAATAACATGCCCTAAAGCACCGTATTTCCCTGATTCCGGATCATAAAAAGTCATTGTGCCAATACCTGCTGCCGTATCCCTGATATATAAACCAATTTTATAAGCTTTTTCTTTTTTATCAAAAACAGGCTGTAAGTTGGTTTCCATAAACTTATCTCCACGCTTCAATTTGACTTGCAGCGCTTTGTTTTCTTTACCGCTATGATCAACAATCGGTTTGATATCTGTCATATGGTTTATCTTCTGTCCATTTATTTCAACAATCGTATCACCGACATTTATTTTGGCGGTTTCCCCTGGAGATTTTGCTCCTTCTGATACTTTCACTTGATGATGTCCGACCACCAGTACACCCTTTGTCTCTAATTGTACGCCGATGGATTGTCCCCCTGGTACGATTCTGACATCTTCCAGGTCTTGGTACTGTTTATCATTATCCTCCTTATTTGTACGTTCTCCTTTATTGAAAAAGGGAAGGATGGGATGGTCTTGAAATACTTCTTTATATCCTTGCATGGAAGTTTCTGCGTGGATAACGGAAGGGGAAATAAAAAATAACATAAAAACAAGTGATAAAAGCGGGCTAATGAGATATATCCACTTGTTCTTGCTTGGTCTCTGCATGAATCGTCTCCTCCTCTTACAAAAAATATGATCTTTCTGTACCTATACTTTTTGCAGTTGGAGGGCAGTTTAAACTGGAACAACCTAT
The nucleotide sequence above comes from Oceanobacillus timonensis. Encoded proteins:
- the tkt gene encoding transketolase; translation: MTQQIEQLSINTIRTLAIDAIENASSGHPGLPMGAAPMAYTLWTDFMDHNPKNSKWFNRDRFVLSAGHGSMLLYSLLHLSGYKVSIGDLKNFRQWDSKTPGHPEVHHTDGVEATTGPLGQGIAMSVGMAMAEAHLGATYNKEGYNVVDHYTYAIVSDGDLMEGISHESASLAGHMGLGKLIALYDSNDISLDGDLDRSFSDNTEQRFKAYGWQVLRVEDGNDLASIRQAIKEAQQNKDQPTLIEVKTVIGYGSPNKSASSAAHGAALGADEVKLTKENYNWTYDEFHVPEEVYADFKEKIVDDGSDKEAAWNQLVAAYKEAYPELGKNFELALKGELPENWDEHLPVYEEGSKLATRASSGEVLNAVAKTVPNFFGGSADLAGSNKTTINDETDFTKEDYSGRNIWFGVREHAMGAALNGMALHGGLNIFGGTFFVFSDYLRPSIRLASIMNAPVTYVFTHDSIAVGEDGPTHEPIEQLAALRAMPHLSLIRPADANEVQAAWRIALESTNQPTALVLTRQNIPTLAHTAELAYDGVKKGAYIVSDSEKETPDTLLLATGSEVHLAVAAQEALKAKNIDARVVSMPSWDRFEAQDEAYKNKVLPKEVTARVGIEMASSFGWDRYVGLEGKTLTIDRFGASANGDLIIEKYGFTVENVVQLVEEVTK
- a CDS encoding DUF896 domain-containing protein, coding for MLSKDKIDRINVLANKSKNEGLTEEEKKEQKELREEYLANVRGSFKNHLKGMTVVDPAGNDVTPKKLRDYQERNKKH
- a CDS encoding YneB family resolvase-like protein → MRTIIYCRVSTDKKTQETSLQRQYEELTVLAEKLNFTVIDCIQEKASSYDIDRDGIFKLLDYFSRQEADCLCIQDETRLGRGNTKIALFHQLRKMQIPIYTVTHEGELELNEADSMVLDIVGIVEEHQRKLHNMKIKRGMRRAVTNGYNPQENLNHINQSPGRERAEIPIKEIVRLRQNKLTFQEITTVLEGLGYHASKATIHRRYQEYINSLNDD
- the lexA gene encoding transcriptional repressor LexA — translated: MTKLSKRQQMIFNFIKEEVEQKGYPPSVREIAVAVGLASSSTVHGHLERLENKGFIRRDPTKPRAIEVIYGNENEAPRDKAIYVPVIGKVTAGIPITAIENIEEFVPVPSSSAGPDDNLFVLIIEGESMIEAGILDNDMVIVKQQSSADNGDIVVAMTEEDEATVKRFFKEKNRFRLQPENPTMEPLYYENVTILGKVIGLYRHIH
- the spo0A gene encoding sporulation transcription factor Spo0A yields the protein MSKISVCFVDDNRELIQLMEDFFGQQNEIEVVGTALNGKDCITLIEEKTPDVLVLDIIMPHMDGIAVLSEIKKMNLTKKPHVIMLTAFGQEEVMKKAVDLGASYFILKPFDIQNLADQILQVRGLTAPRVTNITKTNTDDKRKQDLEANITNIIHEIGVPAHIKGYMYLREAITMVYNDIELLGSITKVLYPDIAKKFSTTASRVERAIRHAIEVAWSRGNVDSISALFGYTINISKAKPTNSEFIAMVADRLRLEHKVS
- the spoIVB gene encoding SpoIVB peptidase, whose product is MQRPSKNKWIYLISPLLSLVFMLFFISPSVIHAETSMQGYKEVFQDHPILPFFNKGERTNKEDNDKQYQDLEDVRIVPGGQSIGVQLETKGVLVVGHHQVKVSEGAKSPGETAKINVGDTIVEINGQKINHMTDIKPIVDHSGKENKALQVKLKRGDKFMETNLQPVFDKKEKAYKIGLYIRDTAAGIGTMTFYDPESGKYGALGHVISDMDTKKPIDIKQGSIIHSSVTSIEKGDNGLPGEKQASFQTQEKRIGNITKNTDFGIFGKLEKGVNHEKYEESFPVALSHEVKEGPAKILTVVDGEKIEEFDVEIISSVPQKSASTKGMVIQITDPRLLEVTGGIVQGMSGSPIIQNDKIIGAVTHVFVNDPTSGYGVHIEWMLEDADIIQPDENESAA